The nucleotide sequence ATTGCCCCGCGCTTGGGGTGACGTCGGGCGGGCCGCTGATCCCCCACCAAATTGTGCCTGGCGCAAAGTCCCGGTAAGGCAGTATTCTAGTGGGGCAGTAGCTTGAAGATCACTGAGACATGAACACAGCTCAAAATCAACGACGAGGACGCGAGATGAAgatttttatttagtatatGTACAAGAAATTTGAGCGCCAGAAAATACAAGCATCGTTAATACATCGCTTCTGCCATCCATTATGAGATCGCGGTCCTAGAAGACCGTCAGAGGGTTCCACCCCACAGCAAACACCCTGGTGGCTGTGTAGAAAGCCAACGCAACAGCATACGAGATGCTCGAAAACAAAATCACGGCCGTCCAACCCGACCCAGATAACAAGGCGCCTCCAATTGGGACACTGCTCAGCGTACCAAAGCTggccaccatcatcgccgtTGAAAACAGTCGCCCAAACTTTCGGTGATCGCAGAGCTGACCCAAGCACACCGGCACCAAGCCAATGTTGCTGCCACTGCCAAACCCAAACAGCACCGCGTATGCAATCAACATCGAATTCGAGTGGCCAGCCGGCAACCACAGCGCCAGTCCCGTGATCAAGCAAATGGCGATAGTGATGATAATAACATTGAACCGCCCAATCTTATCCGCCAGAATTCCCGGCAACACACGTCCCAACACGGACCCGGCGTTCAGGTATGACAACAGCAGATAACTTTCCGTCGCATCCTGCCCGTGGTCAACAGCGTACGACACAATATAAGTCAACGGAACGAACAGGCCCCACTCCATGAAGAACACACCGAGAGCAGCGCATGCGAACCGGGCATCTTTGAACACGGAAAAGTCGGGCCAGACCGACTGCACCTTTTCGCCCTTAGCGGGGGGCAGTCTGGTCTTGATGAACAGATTGGCTGGGATGGCCAGGCCGAGCATGATCAGGGCGAGCACTCGGCTGCTCCAGTTGAACCCGATGGTCGGCAACAGCTCTCTCAGCACAATGGGGAAGATGACGCCGCCGATGCCGCCCGCTGTACTCGCAATGCCTGTCGCAAAACCTCGACGGACGTTGAAGAAGTGGGCGATGGAGCCATAGGCGGGACAATTGAGGAGAGCACCGCCCAAGCCACCCATGACGGAATAGGTGAGGATGATCTGATAATATTCTGCAGGGTGATGGTCAACCTCCGCCGTCTATCATTTCAGAGAAGCAGGGGCACTCACCAGTACAccagctcaacaacaacaaactgAGCGTGATCAGCAAACATCCCACAGCAACAATCAGCCTCGCGCCATATCGATCAAAAATAGGCCCAACTTGGACCCCCACGAAAAACACAATAAACAGGTACAAGCTAAAGATCCAGCCAATCTCGCTTGGCGAGTTGTCCTTCAACTGGTGCGTCGAAAAGTACGATTCAAACACAGCGGCCGAGTTGATCAATCCGTACAGCGACAACATGGCACAAAACGACCCaaaaaccaccaaccaccccgtCACACCTCCCTCGGGAAAGTCAATCGTGGTCGCCGCCGATGGTGAGCGTTCCAGCTCGAGCTCGGGATCCTTCTCCGTGGTTGGGCCATAGTGGTTGGCATCCGGTATGGTACGTCGAGACGCCACTCTGACTGGCTCTACCTCAGGTTCGGTATCAGACGAGGAGGCGGAATCAGTTGGCGATGTCTTTTCACCATCAGCTATTGGAACATCCAATGTCGAGTCTGATGATGAGTTGTTGGAacggtggtgtggtggtgatgacgatgaggaagaaTTGGTGACGCCATAGGGAGCGCTTACACCAGCATCCCCTGTTGTGGTGATGACATGACTCTctcgcggcggcggcattTGCGTCTCTTTATGAACTTTGAACCCCGGAATGCGGGAACGACGCCCTCTCAACACCTCTCCCGACCAAGCCGGAAAGTGggtattttcttttcctgttGCGGGATGAGAGAGGGCGGGAGCGGATTTCGGCTGTTTCCGGTCTGGATGAGTGAGGATCGGTACCGATGCGGTGATGTGGGGCCGGTGTTTAGATGTTGCTGATCTTTTGGTTCTACAGACAACAAcagcttttttttctttcttcagatggtgaagaaggaaaagcggaagaagagaaaagaagaagaccagTCCCACACTGATGAAGAGGGCATGTATCGGGAAAGGGGGGGCCGTGGCCGACAactaaaaaagaaaattcGCCCGCGTGGGTCCGGTCCAAGGAATGCTTTCCCCACAGTTTGACTTCTGGATTGGATTATTCCCGGCCGGCACCCTTCCAAACGGCTTCGGCATTGCCTCCAAGGGCAGGTTGGGGCGGGAAAAAGCTGACATAATTGGCGGTGAATTGGTCATGGAAatgtttttttcctttgccCGCTTCTGCATGGGTGGGTATGGATGTGTGCCTGAAATGCATACTATGACCAACGTCCGAGCGGCCACCGGCAACGCCTCCCGTGAGGCGCTACTATCGGGAGACGGAGGGTGGGACGGGAGGGCCCGATCTTTCGGGGGGAGTTCcccgttttttttttttttttgttcggCAAGCTACCAGTACTCGCAGTGATTTGCGGTCAAGCAAACGACGGTTGGGGATTCGGGAATCGTCGAGACGTCGAAGGGGGAATGAAAAAGCCAAGAGATTTGTGGATGGGTCTCGGCATGCGGGCGGCTGGCGGTTGGCTGCATTGGCTGGCTGCCGTCATCCCTGTCATTTCTTTTGACATCGGCTTCTTCGAGTGTGGGCGTCGGAACCGAACATCGCGATGATGCACTCGAGATTTGGCTTGATGTTACACAACGTGAGATATCGGATGGGGGGAATGGATATCTTAAAGGATATTCGTTCGTCCATTGAGATTGGAACCTGTTGTTTGAGCCCCCGCGGACGTGTACTTTGGGGCAATTGACTGGATTGGACGGCTCGGATACCAGCGACCGAAGGCCTGAAAGGGACTGTGGTTGGCAAACATTAACGTAAGTCGGCTGCCGAGCTCTCCAGATTGGTGAGAGTTGGAATCTAGCATTGGTGGGTGCTAAGCCGATCGCTGATTGGCCAGCTCGTCAAGATTTCAAACAACCTCAGGACTGGGCAAGGCTGTGTCTGGGTGTCTCGCCAGATGTGTTGGCGGCGCAAGTGTGGCGCACAAGAAACTCGCTGGCGATTGGTCGTCTCGCCAAAATCACATCCTACGAGgctggggttgatgatgaggcctTTGAACACGAAGGTGTTAGTTGTTCGTGATGGGCAGGTTTGATTTAGGGGGCAGTGGCTGagactttttctttctttctggAAGCTTTTGATCATATCTGACAGAAGTTCTATAGGTCTGTGCAGATATATCTCAAGAGTCTATAAGAATAGACCTTAGGACCAATTTTTTGGTTGgaatcttcttctcagcaCAAGCATCACATAGTCGTGATCCCACTCCTATTGTTGCCTGTTCCAGCGCTGCCAAGCCTCCAAGCCTACCAGTTTCGTCTCAGTCCAACTTTGAGAGACTCGACGTCCCAGCTCGACGGTCTCCAGGCCGAACTTATCTCCTATTTTATGACCTACCTGTCTCTTTTCTCAAAATGCGTCTCCCTCTAATGctccccctcgccctctcaCTTGGCGCCTCCGCCCAAAACTTCGTCAACCCATCCCAagacaccaccctcctcttctcctccaaatTCCCCGGCGCCTCCATCACCTACAAAGAAACCACCGCCCTTCTCTGCGAAACCACCCCGGGAGTCAAATCATGGTCCGGCTAcgtccacctcccctccacgCTCCTCACCGAtgttccctcctccctcgacaTGAGCATCTTCTTCTGGTACTTCCAGGCCCGCAAAAACCCTGAAGAAGCTCCCACATCCATCTACATCAGCGGCGGCCCCGGAGCCTCGGCCTTCGACGAGACAAACGGGTTTCCTTGCACTTTCAATCCAGACGGTAATTCGACCAGATTGAACAACCAGAGTTGGAACGAAGAGGTCAATATGCTGTATATTGACCAGCCTGTCGGGGCAGGGTTCAGTTACTCCAAGATCGTCAACGGGGTGGTGGACTTGATGGACAGCCTGTCTGAAGATGGCTCATTCTTCACTCCTGGAACGGTCGAAGAACTCCAACAAGACAGTCTCAACCTGACCGTAGCCCCTGCTACCATCCAGTCCCTCGACCCCCGAGATGGGATCAACACCACGCAACAGGCAGCGAGGGTGATGTGGCAGTTTACCCAGGTCTGGTTTTGGGAGTTTCCAGGCTATGATACCTCCAATAAGGAAATTAGTCTTTGGACTGTTTCGGTTCGTCTTTCCCCCTTACCCTTACCCCTTATTCCCGCATACTAActtcccttctccccctcagTACGGCGGCTTCTACGGCCCGTCCTTCATGGCCCACTTCCACAGGcaatcctccctcccaaattcattccccctccagctctccACCCTAGGCATCCAAAACGGCTGCTTGGACGTTCTTACAATGGGCTTATCATACCTCGACTTTTCACTCAACAACACTTACGATATTCAAGCATATCCTGAAGAGGTGTACTCCTCCGCCAAGACCAATCTCACTGAGTACtgccaacccctcctcctatcCTGCCGGCAATCAGTCCAAGAAGGCGACCCGTTGGGGTATGGAAGCAACAGCACTGTCAACCAGGCGTGTGCTCTAGCAGCGGGTGTCTGTTTTGGGTTTGTCCAGGGGGCGTTTACGAGCTACTCCGACCTCAACCCGTTTGATATTACGCTGTCGCATCCGGAGACGTACCCCCCGTTGCACTCGATCGGGTACCTTAATCAACCCTGGGTTCAAGCCGCGTTGGGAGTTGCGGTGAATTTCACCGCTGTGTCGAGGTCCACTGGGGGTGTCTTTTTCGCCTTGACCGGCGACCCGATGAGGCATGATCTTTCAGATTTGAGGTACGTTTTGGAGAATAATATCAAGGTCGCGATGGTGTATGGGGATTTGGACTATAGGTGTAactggtttgggggggaggagatctcccttgctgttgggggggaagagttCAGAGAGGCGGGGTATGcggatgttgatgttgggggggtggttggggggttggtgagggaggtggcggggttgaGTTTTGTGAGGGTTTTCGATGCGGGGCATAGTGCTTATGGGTATCAGCCGGGGGTTGTGAAGGAGGTATTTAAGAGGGTGATGGACGGGAGGGATGTTGCGAGTGGGAAGGTGGTTGCCGACGAGGGGTATCGGAGTCAGGGGCCGGTGGatgtgaggggggtgaaggttACTGCTACGAAGGGCAGGGATGCAGGGTGTTTTCTTGCGGATGTGGGCAGGACGTGTGATCAGGGGCAggtggaggcgttgagggaggggaggagggtgagggttgagggggggagggtggttgagcctggaagagaaggggagacgagtgtggatggggatgggaagggcggggaggaaaTGGAGCAGGTTAAGAGTGGTGGCACTGTGAGGGAGACGGCCGCGATGGCTGCTGTGATGGTTCATATGGGGTTAATGACTTTGGCCGTTCTATGATATGGTGTAGAGTCTGGGTGCGTTGGCCAGCTGCTCAAGGTGTCATTGGCTACATCCTTTTGGATGGTTCTTCTGTATGGTCCTGACGACATCTCTTACTTTTCATTGGACGTAACCCGTAGGTTGCCTGACTGCTGTGCCATGACAGTGCATCGGCAGGATTCTGACATGTCACCCCAAATTGTGATCCTGAGGCTGTTGGGAATCGATAACTATTCTTCAACTTTCAGTAACCCTACGCTCATCTAGAAAAAGGTTCACGCCCAAAAGAATGGTCCCACCAAGGAGCACGAGATCGAAACGTGGATGCATTACCTGCAGGTATGTCACCCATCTGACCCATTTCCTCTTCAACACTGACATTGCCCAGAATCCGCCGCGTCAAATGCGATGAAACAAAACCCCAATGCAGCCGCTGTATCAAAGCCGGCCGCACCTGCGATGGATACGCAGCCACATCATCACAGCTAAGCGGCCGGGACATGGCAACCGCAGTCAAAACCCTCCAAGTCGTCGGGCCAGCAGCCAGAGTTCTGGGGGAAGCCGTCCTGACCGAAGACTCTGCCTGCTTTGACTTCTTCCGGATGTGCACAGTCACCATGACCAGCACCGCCTTTCCTGCCCCGTTCTGGTCCCGCTATGTCCTCCAAGTGGCACATTTCGAGCCGGCGGTGTGGAAGGCCGCAGTGGCAGTCGGGGCACTGCATCGGAGGTGGGAGTCGAGAAGCAAGATTCGGCTTCGGCCTAAGCCTATCAATTCAGGCGCGGCAGGAGGGAAAACAGAGGAGTTTACCAAACAGGCCATGCAGCAGTATTGGGGTGCTATCAGTATGGCGCGCACCATCCAGGATCCAGGGGTGCTCATGGTTATGAGCGTTATTCTCGCCGCGGCGGCGAATATGGCTGGTGAATGGGCAGCAAGTCATATTCACATCCAATCCGGGCTCAAACTCGTCGCTTCTCAGTCACCCCACAACACCATGTCCGGCGAGATAGCCTCGATCGCCCAATCCCTCTCCCGTCTCGACCTCTTAGTCATGACATTCGAAGACTCCCGCACCCCTTACGCCTATGCCGACCCCCTGACCGGCaaactcccctcctccatcctcaacatGCCCCGCGTAGGCAAGCTCGACGATTTAATGCAGGCATCGATGCATCTCTTTGGCATGTTCCGGTACTTTCTCAGCGTCGAGGGCGGGTACATCTTGGGTTTTGTCACCGAGGAAGATGATCTCCCCCATTTGCAAGCCCGAATCGCCGAAGACGTCATCCGTTGGAAAATCGAGTTTGAGATCCTGGCCAACCGAATCTCTTCTTCGGCGTCCCAAGCAGAGCGAACCACACTGCTATCCTTAGAACTCTACCACTCCGTCTTGTCTCTCATGTCCCGCGCGGGAATCGCCGGCCCGGCAGTCAGATGGGACGCCTACACTGACGAGTTCGCCCGCGTCATTTTCCTCTGTGAAACCATCAACAAGAACATCTTCTCCCCGTTGCCGTTCTTCATGTCCCTCGAGCCAGGCCTGGTTATGCCGTTGTTTTTGACCATAACCCGGTGTCGCCATCCCATCGTCCGACGCAGGGGGCTGAGGTTGTTAAAGTCGTTG is from Podospora pseudopauciseta strain CBS 411.78 chromosome 5 map unlocalized CBS411.78m_5.2, whole genome shotgun sequence and encodes:
- the DPH2_2 gene encoding Diphthamide biosynthesis protein 2 (EggNog:ENOG503NUDH; COG:J) encodes the protein MPPPRESHVITTTGDAGVSAPYGVTNSSSSSSPPHHRSNNSSSDSTLDVPIADGEKTSPTDSASSSDTEPEVEPVRVASRRTIPDANHYGPTTEKDPELELERSPSAATTIDFPEGGVTGWLVVFGSFCAMLSLYGLINSAAVFESYFSTHQLKDNSPSEIGWIFSLYLFIVFFVGVQVGPIFDRYGARLIVAVGCLLITLSLLLLSWCTEYYQIILTYSVMGGLGGALLNCPAYGSIAHFFNVRRGFATGIASTAGGIGGVIFPIVLRELLPTIGFNWSSRVLALIMLGLAIPANLFIKTRLPPAKGEKVQSVWPDFSVFKDARFACAALGVFFMEWGLFVPLTYIVSYAVDHGQDATESYLLLSYLNAGSVLGRVLPGILADKIGRFNVIIITIAICLITGLALWLPAGHSNSMLIAYAVLFGFGSGSNIGLVPVCLGQLCDHRKFGRLFSTAMMVASFGTLSSVPIGGALLSGSGWTAVILFSSISYAVALAFYTATRVFAVGWNPLTVF
- a CDS encoding uncharacterized protein (EggNog:ENOG503NUMH; MEROPS:MER0016549; COG:O); the protein is MRLPLMLPLALSLGASAQNFVNPSQDTTLLFSSKFPGASITYKETTALLCETTPGVKSWSGYVHLPSTLLTDVPSSLDMSIFFWYFQARKNPEEAPTSIYISGGPGASAFDETNGFPCTFNPDGNSTRLNNQSWNEEVNMLYIDQPVGAGFSYSKIVNGVVDLMDSLSEDGSFFTPGTVEELQQDSLNLTVAPATIQSLDPRDGINTTQQAARVMWQFTQVWFWEFPGYDTSNKEISLWTVSYGGFYGPSFMAHFHRQSSLPNSFPLQLSTLGIQNGCLDVLTMGLSYLDFSLNNTYDIQAYPEEVYSSAKTNLTEYCQPLLLSCRQSVQEGDPLGYGSNSTVNQACALAAGVCFGFVQGAFTSYSDLNPFDITLSHPETYPPLHSIGYLNQPWVQAALGVAVNFTAVSRSTGGVFFALTGDPMRHDLSDLRYVLENNIKVAMVYGDLDYRCNWFGGEEISLAVGGEEFREAGYADVDVGGVVGGLVREVAGLSFVRVFDAGHSAYGYQPGVVKEVFKRVMDGRDVASGKVVADEGYRSQGPVDVRGVKVTATKGRDAGCFLADVGRTCDQGQVEALREGRRVRVEGGRVVEPGREGETSVDGDGKGGEEMEQVKSGGTVRETAAMAASLGALASCSRCHWLHPFGWFFCCWESITILQLSVTLRSSRKRFTPKRMVPPRSTRSKRGCITCRIRRVKCDETKPQCSRCIKAGRTCDGYAATSSQLSGRDMATAVKTLQVVGPAARVLGEAVLTEDSACFDFFRMCTVTMTSTAFPAPFWSRYVLQVAHFEPAVWKAAVAVGALHRRWESRSKIRLRPKPINSGAAGGKTEEFTKQAMQQYWGAISMARTIQDPGVLMVMSVILAAAANMAGEWAASHIHIQSGLKLVASQSPHNTMSGEIASIAQSLSRLDLLVMTFEDSRTPYAYADPLTGKLPSSILNMPRVGKLDDLMQASMHLFGMFRYFLSVEGGYILGFVTEEDDLPHLQARIAEDVIRWKIEFEILANRISSSASQAERTTLLSLELYHSVLSLMSRAGIAGPAVRWDAYTDEFARVIFLCETINKNIFSPLPFFMSLEPGLVMPLFLTITRCRHPIVRRRGLRLLKSLNRQEGMWNSPAACVVAEQKVLAEEEHLEFPLPLYIENLDNMPMDGPTGEGWERSMAPEELRVTRDQLEVDVESGRIELRLYTGLGEEEREVKRVSLGY